Proteins from one Toxotes jaculatrix isolate fToxJac2 chromosome 13, fToxJac2.pri, whole genome shotgun sequence genomic window:
- the snx10a gene encoding sorting nexin-10A isoform X1, with the protein MDSMLDNLAKTEFISICVRDPRLHKDDLWHTHVDYEICLQTNSMCFRKKTSCVRRRYSEFVWLRHCLEQNALIIELPKLPPWNPFFSLRNTEQVSQRMKGLEEFLESVLHTPLLLSDSRLHLFLQSDLSMTKIEKCARGKTRYTVAEAIQRSRRDHISRLEDKGSCDSDCESSSSSSGLGLSVDTPMRGSPLPFFGSSDRDPELYSCLSESPTTLIEP; encoded by the exons ATGGACAGTATGCTTGACAATCTCGCAAAAACT GAGTTCATTAGCATTTGTGTTCGGGATCCAAGGCTACATAAAGATGACCTCTGGCACACACATGTCGACTACGAGATCTGTTTACAG ACCAATAGCATGTGTTTTCGAAAGAAGACTTCCTGTGTAAGGAGGCGTTACAGTGAGTTTGTTTGGCTGCGTCATTGTCTGGAACAGAATGCTCTGATCAT AGAATTACCTAAGTTGCCGCCCTGGAACCCTTTCTTCAGTCTGAGGAACACAGAGCAAGTCTCTCAGCGGATGAAGGGCCTGGAAGAGTTTTTGGAAAG TGTTCTTCATACACCGTTATTATTATCAGACAGTCGGCTCCATCTGTTCCTCCAGTCAGACCTCAGCATGACAAAGATTGAGAAGTGTGCTCGTGGTAAGACCAGGTACACAGTGGCCGAAGCCATACAGCGTTCCCGCAGGGATCACATCAGTAGATTAGAGGACAAGGGCTCCTGTGACTCTGACTGTGAAAG CAGTTCTTCGTCGTCGGGCTTGGGACTAAGCGTGGACACTCCAATGCGGGGTAGCCCACTCCCCTTCTTTGGGTCCTCTGACAGAGACCCAGAGCTGTACAGCTGTCTTTCAGAATCCCCCACCACACTCATTGAGCCCTGA
- the snx10a gene encoding sorting nexin-10A isoform X2: protein MDSMLDNLAKTEFISICVRDPRLHKDDLWHTHVDYEICLQTNSMCFRKKTSCVRRRYSEFVWLRHCLEQNALIIELPKLPPWNPFFSLRNTEQVSQRMKGLEEFLESVLHTPLLLSDSRLHLFLQSDLSMTKIEKCARGKTRYTVAEAIQRSRRDHISRLEDKGSCDSDCESSSSSGLGLSVDTPMRGSPLPFFGSSDRDPELYSCLSESPTTLIEP from the exons ATGGACAGTATGCTTGACAATCTCGCAAAAACT GAGTTCATTAGCATTTGTGTTCGGGATCCAAGGCTACATAAAGATGACCTCTGGCACACACATGTCGACTACGAGATCTGTTTACAG ACCAATAGCATGTGTTTTCGAAAGAAGACTTCCTGTGTAAGGAGGCGTTACAGTGAGTTTGTTTGGCTGCGTCATTGTCTGGAACAGAATGCTCTGATCAT AGAATTACCTAAGTTGCCGCCCTGGAACCCTTTCTTCAGTCTGAGGAACACAGAGCAAGTCTCTCAGCGGATGAAGGGCCTGGAAGAGTTTTTGGAAAG TGTTCTTCATACACCGTTATTATTATCAGACAGTCGGCTCCATCTGTTCCTCCAGTCAGACCTCAGCATGACAAAGATTGAGAAGTGTGCTCGTGGTAAGACCAGGTACACAGTGGCCGAAGCCATACAGCGTTCCCGCAGGGATCACATCAGTAGATTAGAGGACAAGGGCTCCTGTGACTCTGACTGTGAAAG TTCTTCGTCGTCGGGCTTGGGACTAAGCGTGGACACTCCAATGCGGGGTAGCCCACTCCCCTTCTTTGGGTCCTCTGACAGAGACCCAGAGCTGTACAGCTGTCTTTCAGAATCCCCCACCACACTCATTGAGCCCTGA